One genomic window of Gossypium hirsutum isolate 1008001.06 chromosome D11, Gossypium_hirsutum_v2.1, whole genome shotgun sequence includes the following:
- the LOC121203093 gene encoding ADP-ribosylation factor 2 isoform X1, with product MGMAISRLVRMLFAKKEMRILMVGLDAAGKTTILYKLKLGEIVTTIPTIGFNVETVEYKNVSFTVWDVGGQDKIRPLWRHYFQNTQGLIFVVDSNDRERVSEARDELHRMLSEDELRDATLLVFANKQDLPNAMTVSEITDKLGLHSLRQRRWYIQATCASSGQGLYEGLDWLSSNISNKAR from the exons ATGGGAATGGCAATATCTAGATTGGTGAGGATGCTTTTTGCAAAGAAAGAAATGAGGATATTGATGGTGGGACTGGATGCTGCTGGCAAAACAACAATCCTTTACAAGTTGAAGCTTGGAGAGATTGTTACTACCATACCAACCATTG GATTTAATGTGGAAACAGTTGAGTACAAAAATGTTAGCTTCACTGTCTGGGATGTTGGGGGACAAGACAAG ATACGACCTCTATGGAGACACTACTTTCAGAATACTCAGGGCCTTATTTTTGTGGTGGATAGTAATGACAGAGAAAGGGTATCAGAAGCTAGAGATGAGCTTCACAGGATGCTCAGCGAG GATGAACTGCGTGATGCAACCTTACTTGTCTTTGCAAACAAGCAAGATCTCCCAAATGCCATGACCGTTTCCGAAATCACGGACAAACTTGGCCTGCATTCACTTCGCCAACGCCGTTG GTACATCCAAGCTACTTGTGCCAGCTCTGGGCAAGGACTTTATGAAGGTCTTGATTGGCTATCCAGCAATATCTCTAACAAGGCAAGATAA
- the LOC121203093 gene encoding ADP-ribosylation factor 2 isoform X2 — protein MGMAISRLVRMLFAKKEMRILMVGLDAAGKTTILYKLKLGEIVTTIPTIGFNVETVEYKNVSFTVWDVGGQDKIRPLWRHYFQNTQGLIFVVDSNDRERVSEARDELHRMLSEDELRDATLLVFANKQDLPNAMTVSEITDKLGLHSLRQRRWYIQATCASSGQGLYEGLDWLSSNISNKA, from the exons ATGGGAATGGCAATATCTAGATTGGTGAGGATGCTTTTTGCAAAGAAAGAAATGAGGATATTGATGGTGGGACTGGATGCTGCTGGCAAAACAACAATCCTTTACAAGTTGAAGCTTGGAGAGATTGTTACTACCATACCAACCATTG GATTTAATGTGGAAACAGTTGAGTACAAAAATGTTAGCTTCACTGTCTGGGATGTTGGGGGACAAGACAAG ATACGACCTCTATGGAGACACTACTTTCAGAATACTCAGGGCCTTATTTTTGTGGTGGATAGTAATGACAGAGAAAGGGTATCAGAAGCTAGAGATGAGCTTCACAGGATGCTCAGCGAG GATGAACTGCGTGATGCAACCTTACTTGTCTTTGCAAACAAGCAAGATCTCCCAAATGCCATGACCGTTTCCGAAATCACGGACAAACTTGGCCTGCATTCACTTCGCCAACGCCGTTG GTACATCCAAGCTACTTGTGCCAGCTCTGGGCAAGGACTTTATGAAGGTCTTGATTGGCTATCCAGCAATATCTCTAACAAG GCATAA